One Streptomyces sp. L2 genomic window carries:
- a CDS encoding MFS transporter, with product MFARSARHRETPPGPHYKWVALSNTTLGVLIATMDASIVIISLPAIFRGIGLDPLAAGNIGYLLWMILGYLLVSAVLVVVLGRLGDMFGRVRIYNLGFLVFACASVALSLDPFRAGAGALWLILWRMVQAFGGSMLTANSAAILTDAFPARQRGMALGVNQITALAGQFLGLLAGGLLAAVDWRAVFWVSVPVSVSGTIWSYLSLRETAAGGRGRIDWLGNVTFATGAGVLLAGITYGIQPYGGHATGWTNPWVLSGLIGGAVLLLAFCVIESRVAEPMFRLSLFRVRAFAAGNLAALLTAIARGGLQFMLIIWLQGIWLPLHGYDFEDTPLWAGIFMLPLTVGFLVAGPVSGYLSDRFGARLFSTTGLLLVAGSFVGLLALPVDFDYGTFAALLVLSGLGQGMFSSPNTSSIMGSVPARYRGVASGMRSTFQNSGTALSIGVFFSLMVSGLASSLPSTLSSGLQAHGVPAATAHQAASLPPVSTLFATFLGNNPIGHLLSGGGTLDRLTDAQRATLTGHTFFPELVSGPFHHGLTIVFGVAAGMALIAALASALRGGHERADGDAPDPSPKDRPTRRTARSS from the coding sequence CTGTTCGCCCGCTCCGCCCGGCACCGCGAGACGCCGCCGGGACCCCACTACAAGTGGGTCGCCCTGTCCAACACCACGCTGGGCGTCCTCATCGCCACGATGGACGCCTCCATCGTGATCATCTCCCTGCCGGCGATCTTCCGCGGCATCGGCCTCGACCCGCTGGCCGCCGGCAACATCGGCTACCTGCTGTGGATGATCCTCGGCTATCTGCTGGTGTCCGCCGTGCTGGTCGTCGTGCTCGGCCGGCTCGGGGACATGTTCGGCCGGGTGCGGATCTACAACCTCGGCTTCCTGGTCTTCGCCTGCGCCTCGGTCGCGCTCTCCCTCGATCCCTTCCGGGCCGGGGCGGGCGCGCTGTGGCTGATCCTGTGGCGCATGGTGCAGGCGTTCGGCGGGTCGATGCTCACGGCCAACTCGGCCGCGATCCTCACCGACGCGTTCCCGGCCCGGCAGCGCGGCATGGCGCTCGGCGTCAACCAGATCACCGCGCTCGCCGGGCAGTTCCTCGGGCTGCTGGCGGGCGGGCTGCTCGCCGCGGTCGACTGGCGCGCGGTGTTCTGGGTGAGTGTCCCGGTCAGTGTGTCCGGCACCATCTGGTCGTACCTGAGTCTCAGGGAGACCGCCGCCGGCGGGCGCGGCCGGATCGACTGGCTCGGCAACGTCACCTTCGCCACGGGCGCCGGCGTGCTCCTCGCCGGCATCACCTACGGCATCCAGCCCTACGGCGGTCACGCCACCGGCTGGACCAACCCCTGGGTGCTGTCCGGCCTGATCGGCGGCGCCGTCCTGCTGCTGGCGTTCTGTGTGATCGAGAGCCGGGTCGCCGAGCCCATGTTCCGGCTCTCCCTGTTCCGGGTGCGGGCGTTCGCCGCGGGCAACCTGGCCGCCCTGCTGACCGCGATCGCCCGCGGCGGCCTGCAGTTCATGCTGATCATCTGGCTGCAGGGCATCTGGCTGCCGCTGCACGGCTACGACTTCGAGGACACCCCGCTGTGGGCCGGCATCTTCATGCTGCCGCTGACGGTCGGGTTCCTGGTCGCCGGGCCGGTCTCCGGCTACCTGTCGGACCGGTTCGGCGCCCGTCTGTTCTCCACGACCGGCCTGCTCCTGGTCGCCGGGTCCTTCGTCGGCCTGCTCGCGCTGCCCGTCGACTTCGACTACGGCACGTTCGCCGCGCTGCTCGTGCTGAGCGGGCTGGGCCAGGGCATGTTCTCCTCGCCGAACACCTCGTCCATCATGGGCAGCGTGCCGGCCCGGTACCGGGGTGTCGCCTCCGGGATGCGCTCCACCTTCCAGAACTCGGGCACCGCGCTGTCCATCGGCGTCTTCTTCTCCCTGATGGTCTCCGGACTCGCCAGTTCCCTGCCGTCGACGCTCAGCAGCGGGCTCCAGGCCCACGGGGTGCCCGCCGCCACCGCGCACCAGGCGGCCTCGCTGCCGCCGGTCAGCACCCTGTTCGCCACGTTCCTCGGCAACAACCCCATCGGCCACCTGCTCTCCGGCGGCGGCACGCTGGACCGGCTGACCGACGCCCAGCGGGCCACCCTGACCGGTCACACGTTCTTCCCCGAGCTGGTCTCCGGGCCGTTCCACCACGGCCTGACCATCGTCTTCGGGGTCGCCGCCGGTATGGCGCTGATCGCCGCGCTGGCCTCCGCGCTGCGCGGCGGCCACGAGCGGGCCGACGGCGACGCCCCGGACCCGTCGCCGAAGGACCGGCCCACCCGGCGCACCGCCCGCTCCTCCTGA
- a CDS encoding DedA family protein, with protein sequence MAAPPLPGFLAHLAPLLGHYGYLAVGVVVFVEDFGVPAPGETILLAAGVYAGAGRLNIVAVAVIAFVAAVAGDNIGYLIGHHGGRAFVHRWGKYVFLTPKRFQATEEFFDRHGGKVVTAARFIEGLRQANGIIAGTTGMRWRRFLAFNALGAALWVGAWSTLAYFAGSHLTAIYDEITRYQVYVLVALGVLVAALVVRHVVRRRRER encoded by the coding sequence ATGGCCGCCCCTCCCCTGCCGGGCTTCCTGGCCCATCTGGCGCCGCTGCTCGGCCACTACGGCTACCTGGCCGTCGGGGTCGTGGTCTTCGTGGAGGACTTCGGGGTGCCGGCCCCGGGCGAGACCATCCTGCTGGCCGCCGGCGTCTACGCCGGAGCGGGGCGGCTGAACATCGTGGCCGTGGCGGTCATCGCCTTCGTCGCGGCCGTCGCCGGGGACAACATCGGCTATCTGATCGGCCACCACGGCGGGCGCGCCTTCGTCCACCGCTGGGGCAAGTACGTGTTCCTCACGCCGAAGCGCTTCCAGGCCACCGAGGAGTTCTTCGACCGGCACGGCGGCAAGGTCGTCACGGCGGCCCGGTTCATCGAGGGCCTGCGCCAGGCCAACGGCATCATCGCCGGCACCACGGGCATGCGCTGGCGCCGCTTCCTCGCCTTCAACGCGCTCGGCGCGGCGCTCTGGGTCGGCGCCTGGTCGACCCTCGCCTACTTCGCCGGCAGCCACCTGACCGCCATCTACGACGAGATCACCCGCTATCAGGTCTACGTCCTCGTCGCCCTCGGCGTCCTGGTCGCGGCCCTCGTCGTACGGCACGTCGTACGACGGCGACGCGAGCGCTGA
- the mgrA gene encoding L-glyceraldehyde 3-phosphate reductase codes for MNHVADPARYDGTMRYRRTGRSGLDLPLLSLGYWHNFGDDRPFETQREIALRAFDLGITHHDLANNYGPPYGAAEINFGRLLKQDLAPYRDELIVSTKAGWDMWPGPYGQGGGSRKYVLASLDQSLRRMGVDYVDIFYSHRLDATTPLEETMGALDTAVRQGKALYVGISSYDAERTRQAAAILRDLGTPMLIHQPSYSMLNRWIETDGLLDAAAEEGFGVIGFTALAQGLLTGRYLDGVPRDSRAAQGTSFDAAWLTDDMLRRLRALDDIAARRGQTLAQMALAWALRDERVTSLVIGASRTEQLEQNVASLKNLDFSDEELAEIDTHATDGGVDLWREARLGTLG; via the coding sequence ATGAACCACGTCGCGGACCCCGCTCGCTACGACGGCACCATGCGCTACCGGCGCACCGGCCGCTCGGGACTGGACCTCCCGCTCCTGTCCCTGGGCTACTGGCACAACTTCGGCGACGACCGCCCCTTCGAGACCCAGCGCGAGATCGCGCTGCGCGCCTTCGACCTCGGGATCACCCATCACGACCTGGCGAACAACTACGGGCCGCCGTACGGCGCGGCCGAGATCAACTTCGGGCGGCTGCTCAAGCAGGACCTCGCGCCCTACCGGGACGAGCTGATCGTCTCCACCAAGGCCGGCTGGGACATGTGGCCCGGCCCCTACGGGCAGGGCGGCGGCTCGCGCAAGTACGTGCTCGCCTCGCTCGACCAGTCGCTGCGCCGCATGGGCGTGGACTACGTCGACATCTTCTACTCGCACCGGCTGGACGCGACCACGCCGCTGGAGGAGACGATGGGCGCGCTCGACACGGCCGTGCGCCAGGGCAAGGCCCTGTACGTCGGCATCTCCTCCTACGACGCCGAGCGCACCCGGCAGGCCGCCGCGATCCTGCGCGACCTCGGCACCCCGATGCTCATCCACCAGCCGTCATACAGCATGCTCAACCGCTGGATCGAGACCGACGGTCTGCTGGACGCGGCCGCGGAGGAGGGTTTCGGCGTCATCGGGTTCACGGCGCTCGCCCAGGGGCTCCTGACGGGCCGCTACCTCGACGGCGTGCCGCGGGACTCGCGGGCCGCGCAGGGCACGTCGTTCGACGCCGCGTGGCTGACGGACGACATGCTGCGCCGGCTGCGCGCGCTCGACGACATCGCCGCCCGGCGCGGGCAGACCCTGGCCCAGATGGCGCTCGCCTGGGCCCTGCGGGACGAGCGCGTCACCTCCCTGGTCATCGGCGCCTCGCGCACCGAACAGCTGGAGCAGAACGTCGCGTCGCTGAAGAACCTCGACTTCAGCGACGAGGAACTCGCCGAGATCGACACCCACGCGACGGACGGCGGAGTCGACCTGTGGCGCGAGGCCCGGCTGGGCACGCTCGGCTGA
- a CDS encoding chitosanase: MVQIRRDAAAPSRISRRSAVALLGAAATGAVIGVWHGGGSASAAAPGLDDPAKKEIAMKLVSSAENSSLDWKAQYKYIEDIGDGRGYTAGIIGFCSGTGDMLELVQRYTDRKPGNVLAKYLPALRRVNGSDSHDGLDPDFPRDWRKAAQDSAFQQAQNDERDRVYFNPAVKQGKADGLRALGQFAYYDAIVMHGDGDDPTSFGSIRKRALRHAKPPAQGGDETTYLGAFLDARVWAMKQEEAHSDTSRVDTEQRVFLRKGNLDLNTPLDWKVYGDPYHIG, from the coding sequence GTGGTGCAGATACGCCGCGACGCGGCCGCCCCCTCCCGCATCTCCCGCCGCAGCGCCGTCGCGCTGCTCGGGGCCGCCGCCACCGGCGCCGTGATCGGCGTCTGGCACGGCGGCGGCTCGGCGTCCGCGGCCGCGCCGGGCCTGGACGACCCGGCGAAGAAGGAGATCGCCATGAAGCTGGTGTCGAGCGCGGAGAACTCCTCGCTCGACTGGAAGGCCCAGTACAAGTACATCGAGGACATCGGCGACGGACGCGGCTACACCGCCGGCATCATCGGCTTCTGCTCCGGCACCGGCGACATGCTCGAACTCGTCCAGCGTTACACCGACCGCAAGCCCGGCAACGTCCTCGCGAAGTACCTGCCCGCCCTGCGCCGGGTCAACGGCAGCGACTCGCACGACGGCCTCGACCCGGACTTCCCCCGGGACTGGCGCAAGGCCGCCCAGGACAGCGCGTTCCAGCAGGCGCAGAACGACGAGCGCGACCGCGTCTACTTCAACCCCGCGGTCAAGCAGGGCAAGGCGGACGGGCTGCGCGCCCTCGGCCAGTTCGCCTACTACGACGCCATCGTCATGCACGGCGACGGCGACGACCCCACCAGCTTCGGCAGCATCCGCAAGCGGGCCCTGCGCCACGCCAAGCCCCCGGCCCAGGGCGGCGACGAGACGACATACCTGGGCGCCTTCCTGGACGCCCGCGTATGGGCCATGAAGCAGGAGGAGGCCCACAGCGACACCAGCAGGGTCGACACCGAGCAACGCGTCTTCCTGCGCAAGGGCAACCTCGACCTGAACACCCCCCTCGACTGGAAGGTCTACGGCGACCCGTACCACATCGGCTGA
- a CDS encoding DUF4328 domain-containing protein produces MIRFARRPSPAPASPPVDKQVPAPDTAPKSPWALARCAQAAVAAAAVTDVFRAVALRAHRLHPDAASLRSSGRASMVFVDVMTLAIVLFLVWFVRLRRTAERLSPGAVRSSTAWAVWSWLVPVANFWAPRRLVLEVHRASGSGTPEQLRRDVALVNVWWAAWVGHVLVGAVASLGTSLVLLVVVEALELAAGALAIVVVQRLTVRQTAGGHGVAPMVVPCPAERPRHL; encoded by the coding sequence ATGATCCGCTTCGCCCGTCGTCCTTCCCCCGCTCCGGCGTCCCCGCCCGTCGACAAGCAGGTTCCCGCGCCCGACACCGCTCCCAAGTCCCCCTGGGCCCTGGCCCGTTGCGCCCAGGCCGCCGTGGCCGCCGCGGCGGTGACCGACGTGTTCCGGGCGGTGGCGCTGCGGGCGCACCGGCTTCACCCCGACGCGGCGTCCCTACGGTCGTCGGGGCGGGCGTCGATGGTCTTCGTGGACGTGATGACGCTGGCGATCGTGCTGTTCCTGGTCTGGTTCGTCCGGCTGCGGCGGACGGCGGAGCGGCTGTCCCCGGGCGCCGTGCGGAGCTCCACCGCGTGGGCGGTGTGGTCCTGGCTGGTCCCCGTGGCGAACTTCTGGGCCCCGCGCCGCCTCGTGCTGGAAGTTCACCGCGCGAGCGGGTCCGGGACCCCGGAGCAGCTCAGGCGCGACGTCGCCCTGGTCAACGTCTGGTGGGCGGCCTGGGTGGGGCACGTGCTGGTCGGGGCGGTGGCGTCCCTGGGGACGTCGCTGGTGCTCCTCGTTGTCGTGGAGGCGCTGGAACTCGCCGCCGGGGCCCTGGCGATCGTCGTGGTCCAGCGGTTGACGGTCCGGCAGACGGCCGGGGGGCACGGCGTGGCGCCGATGGTGGTGCCGTGCCCCGCGGAGCGGCCGCGGCATCTCTGA